TAGATCCTTTGAAAAAGGTAGTAGTTTTAATAAGCTTTCCTTGTCTTGAGGGTCTACATTTGAGAAGTGGTTCATTAAGTAAAGTAAATATTTTTCAACAACTAAATTATTATTCCTAGCCGTTTCAATGATGCTATAGATTAATGCACTGGACTCTGCACCTTTGGTAGAAGCCGAGAAAAGCCAATTGCTACGACCCACCACAAATGGCCTTATAGATCGTTCTGCAGCGTTATTGTCTATTTCTAAAGAACCATCTTCTAAAAGCACCTTAAGACTTGGAAGAAGAGGTTTTGCATAAGCCAAAGCTTTACCAAGGGCACTTTTAGGAACAGCTTCCTCTATTTCTCTATCTACATAAGCTATAAATTCTTCTATTATTGGCTTGGATGCCTCAAGTCGCTTTTTATAACGTCTCTCATAGAAATCTTCTTTTCCACTATGCTGTTCTTTTAGGTCTTTTTCAATCTTATAAAGCTGAGCACAATAATTAAACCCTATTAATGCTCTTGAAGACTTTAGGGCTTCTTCATCTAGGTTTACTATTATTTCGTGGAACTTTCTTCTTATATGGGCTAGGCAATAAAGTCTTTTGACATTTTCAACTTTATTATACCCAGCATATCCATCTGTTTGAATATATTTTGAAAATCCACTTAAAAAACCCTTAGGACAAGAACCAGATCTTGTCTTTTGGTAGTCGTAGATGATAATAGGTTGATCTTTATCTGGGGATTTATAGAGCCACATATACTTTTGTTTATTGGACTCCTTGCCCCTATCATCTAAAACTTTAAGTACTGTTTCATCAGCCTGGATATAGTCTCTTTTAAGGAGTTTTTCCTTCATAAGCTGATAGATTGGCTCTAGTTCATGGGCTGCACCAATAACCCAGTTGGCAAGGGTTTGCCTAGAAAGATTTGCCCCCATCATCTTGAAGTAGGATTCTTGTCTATTTAAAGGCAGTGCATGCTGGTATTTTAAATTTATGACATGACTAAGAAGCTCGTTAGATGCCATACTCTTATGTAGCAAGGTCTTTGGAGCCTTTGTTGTAGTAATATTTGCTTTATCATTACTTTCTTCACATGATCTGCAGGCGTAGCTGTAGGTTACATGTTCTTCTACATATAACTTTGCAGGTATGTACTTAAGGATTTCTTTAGATTTCTTACCGATAACCACTAAATCACTGGAACAGTCACTGCAGGACTGCTGATTTTCATCTAGTTTATGCTCAATTACTACTTTTTCTAGGTTTGCTAAGTTATCTTTTTTTCCAGTGTTTTTAGAAGATTTACTTCTTGTATAAGTAATCTCCTCGATAGTAGGATCTGCTACTTTTAAGTTGCTCTCTTTTTCAGCTTCATCAAAAAAGGATACTTGCATAGAACTAGTCTGTTCACTGGAGGAACCAAATATTTTTCTATTTTTATTGAGAACTTGGCCTTTGAGATATGCTAACTCATTTTTCAAATCTGCTATTTCTTTATCCTTAGATTTTATTTCATTATCTCTAGCTTCAAGTTCTTCTTCCATTTTTAAAATCAGTTCTTTCGTCTTTTCGTCCAGTTGGTTTTGTAAATTTACCTTCGTCATTTTCATCCCCGTTTTCATTTTATTTACAAAACAATTATACCATAAAATCCTTGTAATTTGAATGCATACAAAGGTTTTATGGTATCTTTTTCAGAAGTGATTTCTTTCTTTAACGGGCTTGAATTTTGATATAGTTCTTACTTCATACCCCTTAAGCAGCCATCGTAGTTCTTCAATGGAAACCTTTAAAGCTTCTTCCTTTGACATAGGCCATTTAAATTTATTTCTCTCTAGTCGATGATAGTATAGCCAAAACCCATCATCAAAATGGAGTATTTTTAGTTTATTCATCTGCCTATTACAAAAGACAAATAGTGCCTTTTCAAAAGGATCCAGATTAAACTGCGTTTGTACAATCATACTTAATCCATCTATATTTTTTCTAAGATCCGTTACCCCGCAAGCTAAATATACCTTATCCACTTTATCTATATTTAGCATGATGCTATAATTTCCTTAAAAACATTAGATAGAGATACCTTGTCATTGCTTGGTATATATATCTTAGCTTTGCCTATTTCGATTTTTATAGTTGCCGTTGGGGAAGGATTAGATGGGGTATTTTCTTGATTTACAGCCTCATCAGCTTCCGTATCTTTAAAGCTAACAGCATGAAATACAGGAGTATTATTGTTTTCTAGCTTTTTTCTCCGATAATACAGCTGATGAATACCTATATTATTCTCTTCACAAAAGGCTTTGATGGTCCCTTCACGAGAAGAGAATTTATCTAAAATATCTTCCCAATCAATGTCTAGTGCTTCATTCGTCATAACAGATACCTCCTATTGCTTATTATCTGTTATTCTAGCAAAACTTCTTGGTACAATACTAGGCGGAAATTCTTTGGCGCTTACAAATAATCTGTGCTTAAGTGAAAAAAAAGAAGCTCCTTTCTGGCAATAATTAGAAAACAATTCCAAGTCAGAAAGGAGTATTTTTATGAGTATGTTACCAAGAGAAGTATTAAAAGTATTAATCGCTTACATATCACCCTATTATTTTGGCAACTATAGAAGTAAATTTATACATATAGTTAATTCTTCTTAGCAATATTTCTTGTCAGAATGGAATCATTCTTTTCCTTAAAGCACCAAGTTATTTACACCCTCGAAGATCATTGCTACCTTTAAGCATCTTACTCCAATAACTTTGGAAAGAACCTCTTTGACGGTTACAATTATTACTTGAATTTATGGTAATTATTTGAAAAGTGCAAAACTATAGTAAATCAGGTGGAGCTGAATACATATTTTGATTTTATTCAAAAAGACTATTTGTATTTATTTTCACTTGCATAGTTACATTTTTGTAATTGGAGGGACAGCAATGTCAGTCTTTTTATTCTTTCCTATTCCTACAATCGACAGCACTATTAGAATAATTTCACTTGTAATATAACTTAAAATAAAGGTTCCTATCAATGCTCCAAAGAATTTTGTATGTATTGATACTGATAGATTAACCATATAATACTGTATTAGAACTGTATATACCATATGCACCATGTAAATGGTGTAGGAGTTTGCGGCCAGTCTTCCCCAAGTTTTTGAAGGCTTGTTCAGATATCTTTTAAAAACAGTCAGTAGTGTTATAAACATGATAAAGCAGAAAAAAGAATATATGATTGCATTAAAGAATTGTACATCTATTCTTGCAGTATTTTCATAGTAAAATGGAATTTTAAAAGCTAAAAATCCCAGAATTGAAATTATACTAGCCAGTATGAGAAGTGGGAGTTTTTGTGTCAAATTTTTTGGAATCTCAACTTTTTTTACAAAGCAAATAATTCCAAAAATAAAATATAAAATATAATTGGTCCATCTTGTAGGCTGGAAAATAATAAACTTTCCGAAAGCAACCCAATTTAAATCGGAAATGAAAAGTCCTGTAGCAAAGAATACTACAATTCCTATTATAAAAAATCTCAGTAAAAACAAAATCATGGTTTTAGGGCTTACTGATTTATTTGACGACTCATTATATACTCTTTTAAATTTTTCCTTGCTCATGCTGTAAATCATTACAAATACCATATAGAAAAAGAATAGAGAGGATAGAAACCAAAAATGTTTTGTATCTATAAAACTACTAAAATATTCATAGAGCCAGTAACTAGTATAAGAAGAACTGGTTGTGCCATATGTTAAAGCCTCTATATAGCAAATTATAGGCACTAGCATGGTTATACCTATGAAAAATGGGATGGCAATCCGGGTAATTTTATTTACAACAAAGGACCTTATGCTGTTTTTTCTTATGGAAGGAAATGAAAAATAACCTGCAATAAAAAACAGTGTTGGCATCATAAAAACGTCAAGAACTATGCACCACATTGTATAAAAAAGTGTTTTTGCCTCATCATTGATGATCCAATCGTAGCCAATAACATAAGGTAATAAGGAATGAAACACGATAACTTGAACAACAATAAATGCTCGTAAATAATCCAGATAATATATTCTTTTTGAGGAAATTAAAGTTGCATTGCTCATTTTTTTTACCTCCTTAAATAATAGTCAGACATTAATCAAACATTAATTTTAATATTTTATATAGTTTGTTGAATAATTAAGTTTTGTCAACTCAAAGATTTTATGACTTAGGTTTTTATATTGGCAATTTTAACCATTTAACAATTTATTATAATATTATTATTCATTGGTTCTTTTGTCAATATTAAAAAAACTATAATTTATCGAAAAATTATTCATAAAATTATAGTTTAATTTCTAATATTCACTAATTTTAATGAAAAAATAGAGACTGTAGACTATTGTAATTAGAAAAAATTTTTTAAAATAACAAAACAGTTCAATAGTAAAAAAGAATTTTTCTTGTGATAGTGCCAAATATAGCTAGTGGAAAAAAATTATCATAAAGAGGTTATGAAGGATGATATGTATCAAAAGAAAAAATGAGAACTAACTCACTATGTTCTAAGATCAATTGAAAAATATATTAAAGGTGAAAACTCAGTAGGCGTATATATAAAGAATAGGTTGAAGGATTTGATTGATAATAATTAAAAGATTGCCAAACTTACAAAAGACAAAATACCACAAAATACCACAAAATTCCACAAAATACCACAAAATCAAATTATTGACATACTCATCTGCATTAAGTTATACTATATATTAACTATTAAAAGGCTGGTCATAATATTAACAAACTACATTAAGATAAGTTTTAAAAGAAATTAAAAAAGATTTATTCATTTAAGATGTTAAAAAGTAAAACCCCATAAATCATTCAACTTCTTGGCGGAAACAGATGATTTATGGGGAGGCAACATAACAATACAGTAGTATGCTATTGCTATACTATATTATATTATTTTTGTGCTATTTATTATTATATCACAAAATATTTATAGTAAACATACTTTAATAAATACTAGTTTTTTTAATCTTTGGGAAACCAATCGAAGCTGCGGCACGTTGGTGGAAAGGAGATAATATACGGCAAAGTATCATGTAGTGCATAAAAATTTATGCGTGAAAGGGCGAAGCTGTGTTAAATCGTAATTGTATTTTATTAATAAAAATAGCCTAAATACCTAAGTTTTGCGCAAACAACTAAAGCTATGTTTAGAAAATCATAAAGACTTGGAAGACTTAATTGAACATACTTATGCTGTAATTGCTTGAATGAGCTGATTTGTTAGTTCTGGTAAATTAGGTAAAACAATTTCACTAGGATTTTTCAGTTAATTGCTTTCAATACGTTGAAAGTAATTATTTGTTTTCAGGTCAAGTTAAACGAAAAAAATGAGGCTCCATAGCACTGGAGTACCTAAGAAAGTAATAGCAAGAAGTTTAAAGATGTCAAAGAATACAGTAAAGCATTTGATAAAGCAAAAAAAATCTCCAAAGTATAAAAGGGAGCATTATTCAACTAAGATAGATCATTACAAAGACAAGATAAGGGAGTGGTATCTAAGTCCTCAATATGATTTTATCGGCACTAGAATATATAGAGAGTTAAGACAAATAGGCTATGAAGGAAGCATCAATCCCATATAAGGAAGTTATTAAGGAAAAATATCTAGAAATCATTTCACATAATCATCAAGTAGATTCCCCTGAAAACGCAGTAGTAGATAGTATTGCTAAAGCTACGGAAATGGAAGGATTAATAAGAGATATAGCATATTATGAAGAGGGTCAAAATTGAATGTATTTAAAGAAGGGATTCTCATAGACAATAATCATATTGAGAGTCTCCTAAAGAAATTTAAACTGCTGGATATGCGAGAAAAATTTGAAGAAGAAATTCAGTTGGCTATTGATAAAAAACTAAGCTACAGATTTTTTCAACTTA
The sequence above is drawn from the Clostridium formicaceticum genome and encodes:
- the tnpC gene encoding IS66 family transposase, with product MKTGMKMTKVNLQNQLDEKTKELILKMEEELEARDNEIKSKDKEIADLKNELAYLKGQVLNKNRKIFGSSSEQTSSMQVSFFDEAEKESNLKVADPTIEEITYTRSKSSKNTGKKDNLANLEKVVIEHKLDENQQSCSDCSSDLVVIGKKSKEILKYIPAKLYVEEHVTYSYACRSCEESNDKANITTTKAPKTLLHKSMASNELLSHVINLKYQHALPLNRQESYFKMMGANLSRQTLANWVIGAAHELEPIYQLMKEKLLKRDYIQADETVLKVLDDRGKESNKQKYMWLYKSPDKDQPIIIYDYQKTRSGSCPKGFLSGFSKYIQTDGYAGYNKVENVKRLYCLAHIRRKFHEIIVNLDEEALKSSRALIGFNYCAQLYKIEKDLKEQHSGKEDFYERRYKKRLEASKPIIEEFIAYVDREIEEAVPKSALGKALAYAKPLLPSLKVLLEDGSLEIDNNAAERSIRPFVVGRSNWLFSASTKGAESSALIYSIIETARNNNLVVEKYLLYLMNHFSNVDPQDKESLLKLLPFSKDLPEDLKVQAK
- the tnpB gene encoding IS66 family insertion sequence element accessory protein TnpB (TnpB, as the term is used for proteins encoded by IS66 family insertion elements, is considered an accessory protein, since TnpC, encoded by a neighboring gene, is a DDE family transposase.), with the protein product MLNIDKVDKVYLACGVTDLRKNIDGLSMIVQTQFNLDPFEKALFVFCNRQMNKLKILHFDDGFWLYYHRLERNKFKWPMSKEEALKVSIEELRWLLKGYEVRTISKFKPVKERNHF
- the tnpA gene encoding IS66 family insertion sequence element accessory protein TnpA produces the protein MTNEALDIDWEDILDKFSSREGTIKAFCEENNIGIHQLYYRRKKLENNNTPVFHAVSFKDTEADEAVNQENTPSNPSPTATIKIEIGKAKIYIPSNDKVSLSNVFKEIIASC
- a CDS encoding acyltransferase family protein — protein: MSNATLISSKRIYYLDYLRAFIVVQVIVFHSLLPYVIGYDWIINDEAKTLFYTMWCIVLDVFMMPTLFFIAGYFSFPSIRKNSIRSFVVNKITRIAIPFFIGITMLVPIICYIEALTYGTTSSSYTSYWLYEYFSSFIDTKHFWFLSSLFFFYMVFVMIYSMSKEKFKRVYNESSNKSVSPKTMILFLLRFFIIGIVVFFATGLFISDLNWVAFGKFIIFQPTRWTNYILYFIFGIICFVKKVEIPKNLTQKLPLLILASIISILGFLAFKIPFYYENTARIDVQFFNAIIYSFFCFIMFITLLTVFKRYLNKPSKTWGRLAANSYTIYMVHMVYTVLIQYYMVNLSVSIHTKFFGALIGTFILSYITSEIILIVLSIVGIGKNKKTDIAVPPITKM